The Fusarium oxysporum Fo47 chromosome II, complete sequence genome includes a region encoding these proteins:
- a CDS encoding Alpha/Beta hydrolase protein gives MSQTGQDLASHILEHPSIGCIQGISKLQEVTQYLGIQYATLKDRFSRGELKQYSSAAGSILDATTYGPIPMSPSNGCEWEHTLIQQSLPFYPRPQSDTECLTLNISVPKSSDKTNLPVLVFVHGGAFATGSSSYPQYDLARFTALSAKIGKPIVAVSINYRLGAPGFMYSPEMRDAGYKPNNGLDDQKLALRWIKHFIGGFGGDLNRVTFMGESAGAASSFFHLHSEEPLFHQIVAMSGSSQQRLKPLEASAASYQSVAKALGVADLPTKEKLQRIIETPIETFMASVGRKFPLGPLVDDETIPTVTTYKALGDSEEFLKLFPGLKHCKRLMMGDCQMDGMAFGSRLAGRSDVLPKTMEQCMSHVFDPIDRNIAPSLVAAYGIDSSVESNSFKATEPILNFANDIMFALPTTYFSKAWSQSSISGTDAFICHFNCPNPWNGPWKGYATHIQDIAFVLQNYNEHLSKGQRLCAERYARDIIAFTNGEQPWPAYQESSSLGAMVYYASTAGQDESGYACEGTPQQTRRRDILERIVGLEHLDKAVDVWQMFMAGPR, from the exons ATGTCGCAAACCGGCCAGGATCTCGCGAGCCATATCCTCGAGCATCCCTCCATCGGTTGTATTCAAGGGATCAGCAAGCTACAGGAAGTGACTCAGTACTTGGGGATTCAATATGCAACCCTCAAAGATAGGTTCTCGCGAGGCGAGCTGAAGCAGTATTCCTCAGCAGCTGGTAGTATACTAGATGCTACAACATATGG ACCGATACCCATGAGCCCCTCAAATGGGTGCGAATGGGAGCACACACTCATACAACAGTCACTACCTTTTTATCCTCGACCTCAGTCCGACACGGAATGCCTCACACTCAACATTTCGGTCCCAAAGTCCAGTGACAAGACCAACTTGCCCGTGTTGGTTTTTGTGCACGGCGGAGCTTTTGCGACTGGGAGCAGCAGTTATCCTCAATACGATCTTGCTCGGTTCACCGCTCTCAGTGCAAAGATAGGAAAGCCCATTGTTGCTGTAAGCATAAA TTACCGTCTGGGTGCCCCTGGTTTTATGTATTCCCCAGAGATGAGAGATGCTGGTTATAAGCCCAACAATGGCCTTGATGATCAGAAACTTGCATTACGCTGGATCAAGCATTTCATCGGCGGTTTCGGCGGAGACCTGAATAGAGTAACCTTTATGGGCGAGAGCGCCGGGGCAG CATCTAGTTTTTTCCACCTCCACTCTGAAGAGCCTCTATTTCACCAAATAGTTGCCATGAGTGGCTCATCGCAACAACGTCTGAAGCCACTCGAAGCATCTGCTGCGTCATATCAATCTGTGGCCAAGGCGCTGGGCGTGGCTGACTTGCCGACAAAGGAAAAGCTGCAAAGAATAATTGAAACACCAATTGAGACCTTTATGGCCAGTGTCGGGCGCAAGTTTCCGCTGGGACCTCTAGTTGACGATGAAACTATACCTACCGTGACGACATACAAGGCGCTTGGCGACAGTGAAGagttcttgaagctcttcccTGGTCTGAAGCATTGCAAGAGGCTGATGATGGGAGATTGTCAAATGGAT GGTATGGCATTTGGTTCACGCTTGGCAGGGCGATCAGATGTTCTTCCAAAGACAATGGAGCAGTGCATGTCCCATGTCTTTGATCCTATCGATCGAAACATTGCTCCAAGTCTTGTCGCAGCTTATGGAATCGACAGTAGCGTCGAATCGAACTCCTTCAAAGCAACTGAGCCGATTCTTAACTTTGCCAACGACATTATGTTCGCTTTACCTACCACATATTTCTCGAAGGCCTGGTCACAGTCATCCATATCGGGTACTGACGCTTTCATCTGTCATTTCAATTGCCCGAATCCTTGGAATGGGCCATGGAAGGGCTACGCGACTCACATTCAAGACATCGCTTTTGTCCTGCAGAACTACAACGAGCATCTTTCCAAAGGGCAACGTCTCTGCGCTGAGCGATATGCTAGAGACATCATCGCTTTTACTAATGGAGAGCAACCTTGGCCAGCTTACCAAGAGAGTTCGAGCCTAGGAGCGATGGTTTATTATGCCTCGACTGCCGGACAGGATGAGTCTGGATATGCTTGTGAAGGGACTCCACAACAAACAAGGCGAAGGGATATCCTGGAGAGAATTGTTGGATTGGAACATTTGGATAAAGCCGTTGACGTGTGGCAAATGTTCATGGCAGGCCCACGATGA
- a CDS encoding Glyoxalase/Bleomycin resistance protein/Dihydroxybiphenyl dioxygenase yields the protein MNNEVIRPVMIGHFGLRTTPERFEAMIKWHVDFFGGRVVLKNEKAAFIAYDDEHHRLVIVQDPGHAVISNKHSASGIYHIAFTLNSLADLVTSYEQKKAKGIEPHWPVNHGMSTSMYYFDPDGNEFELQVDNFATAEEAHQFMATAEYAQNPIGVDIDIEEFTRRVTSGEDEASIKKRPIIGQRLSRWENSIYFKAPELVEG from the coding sequence ATGAACAACGAAGTCATTAGACCAGTCATGATAGGCCACTTTGGCCTCCGCACCACCCCCGAGCGCTTTGAGGCCATGATCAAGTGGCACGTTGACTTCTTCGGAGGTCGGGTCGTTCTAAAGAATGAGAAAGCTGCTTTCATCGCCTACGATGACGAACACCATCGCCTAGTCATCGTTCAAGATCCCGGCCACGCAGTGATCAGCAACAAACACTCCGCCTCTGGAATCTATCATATTGCCTTTACTCTCAACAGCTTGGCTGATTTGGTAACGAGCTACGAGCAGAAAAAGGCTAAAGGCATTGAGCCTCACTGGCCAGTCAATCATGGGATGAGCACGAGCATGTACTACTTTGATCCTGATGGCAACGAGTTCGAGCTCCAGGTTGACAACTTCGCTACGGCAGAGGAGGCTCATCAGTTCATGGCGACAGCGGAATACGCCCAGAACCCGATTGGTGTGGACATTGATATTGAGGAGTTTACGCGAAGGGTGACGagtggtgaagatgaggcgAGCATTAAAAAGCGGCCGATCATTGGACAGCGACTATCCAGATGGGAGAACTCGATCTACTTTAAAGCTCCGGAACTGGTGGAGGGCTAG
- a CDS encoding Alpha/Beta hydrolase protein, with product MDSTSPTTPKAFRLKMTKASEPQQLIRQTVELRIDDLSFNLSTIRRDGPLVPIFFLHGFGGTKEDYVDIALNPLFTGRPFLAYDSPGSGESTMSDLSQLSMPLLVSIAEQVLEQFNITRYHLVGHSMGGLVSNLLAQRQPSSVSSFINIKGNLAPEDCFLSRQVLHYPSDDAEAFVNEFIERTRQSPLYGNGLYAACFRSKVQAAVVRPTFESMVDCTDNGRLLEAFENFTFPRMYMFGAQYASLSYMPRLVKAGVELAEIPHSGHFVMYSNPVAMWERIAQFVSRIEYFNGDRTCII from the coding sequence ATGGATTCGACATCACCAACTACTCCAAAAGCATTTCGACTAAAAATGACAAAAGCAAGCGAGCCTCAGCAGTTGATTCGGCAAACAGTAGAGCTTCGCATTGACGATCTCTCTTTCAACCTGTCCACCATTCGTCGAGACGGACCTTTAGTTCCAATTTTCTTCTTACATGGCTTCGGAGGTACTAAAGAAGACTATGTTGACATCGCCCTCAATCCACTATTTACTGGTCGGCCCTTCTTAGCCTACGATTCGCCCGGTAGCGGAGAATCGACAATGTCCGATCTATCTCAGCTATCAATGCCCTTGCTTGTCTCAATCGCGGAACAAGTGCTTGAGCAATTCAACATCACCCGCTATCACCTGGTTGGCCACTCAATGGGCGGACTGGTGTCTAATCTACTGGCTCAACGGCAGCCATCATCGGTGTCGAGTTTTATCAATATCAAAGGAAACCTCGCCCCAGAAGACTGCTTTCTGAGTCGGCAGGTCCTCCACTACCCATCAGATGACGCGGAAGCATTTGTTAATGAGTTCATCGAGCGAACACGCCAATCACCGCTTTATGGCAATGGGCTGTACGCGGCTTGCTTTCGTTCCAAGGTGCAAGCCGCGGTAGTTCGGCCTACGTTTGAGTCTATGGTAGACTGCACGGATAACGGGAGACTCTTGGAGGCCTTTGAGAATTTCACCTTTCCAAGAATGTATATGTTTGGGGCGCAATATGCTTCCTTATCATACATGCCCAGGCTGGTCAAGGCCGGGGTGGAGCTGGCTGAGATACCTCACAGTGGGCATTTTGTTATGTATTCGAACCCTGTAGCGATGTGGGAGCGAATCGCCCAGTTTGTGAGCCGTATAGAGTATTTCAATGGAGACAGAACTtgtattatataa
- a CDS encoding Pyruvate/Phosphoenolpyruvate kinase-like domain-containing protein: MTFLGLPSARTAQLVASTGLDGVIIDCEHGHISDDSMHNAVTAIASQGVSPLVRLRMTHADLIKRALDTGAHGIVVPMINTPEDARNVVQHTKFPPQGLRGQGSAFPGFAFGVDIPTYMAMANETVLICLQIESKLGVENVDAICAVPGVDMLFIGPNDLALSILGYAPARGNEPEFNDAIEKIIAVARKHGKWIGRLSNDGASARKHLEIFDTVALGYDVRAIKNWYLAELKSARSSQ; this comes from the exons ATGACCTTTCTCGGTCTCCCTTCCGCACGCACAGCTCAACTAGTAGCTTCCACTGGCCTCGATGGAGTGATTATCGACTGTGAGCACGGACATATCAGCGATGATTCTATGCATAATGCAGTTACGGCTATCGCTTCCCAGGGAGTCTCTCCACTTGTCCGTCTTAGAATGACTCACGCGGACTTGATAAAACGCGCTCTAGATACTGGTGCTCATGGTATTGTTGTTCCTATGATCAATACACCTGAAGATGCCAGGAACGTGGTTCAACACACCAAGTTTCCTCCCCAAGGGCTAAGGGGGCAAGGCTCAGCGTTTCCTGGGTTTGCTTTTGGGGTTGATATCCCAACTTACATGGCCATGGCGAACGAGACCGTTCTTATTTGTCTACAAATTGAGTCCAAGCTGGGTGTTGAGAATGTTGACGCTATATGCGCCGTGCCCGGTGTTG ATATGCTTTTCATAGGTCCCAACGACCTTGCTCTTTCGATTTTAGGTTACGCCCCTGCAAGAGGCAATGAGCCTGAATTTAACGACGcaattgagaagatcatAGCAGTAGCTAGGAAGCATGGCAAATGGATTGGCCGCTTATCGAATGATGGAGCTTCGGCTAGGAAGCATCTAGAAATATTTGATACAGTGGCTCTAGGCTATGATGTGCGGGCTATCAAGAATTGGTATCTAGCTGAACTAAAATCTGCACGCTCGTCGCAATAA
- a CDS encoding pyridoxal phosphate-dependent transferase — translation MSHLSNIPPAQPDAAFSLIASFKADTAEHKVDLCPGFYRDDNAEPWILPSVAQAKEQIHADPSLNHEHLPLTGHPELLLGSQKLVFGKARDLKRVVSIQTVSGTGANHMAALFLVTNLKPRRVWISNPSWINHTEIWKLVGPDVEQRFYPYYDTVHHRVDIEAMTRTLRKEACEGDVIILHACAHNPTGADLTRQQWETVAEICKESGLFAVFDMAYQGFASGDLAQDASAITHFFDRSDLEFAVAQSFSKNFGLYGERVGVLHMVVLETDTAAKVTPLLTQLSRAEITSCPSYGARIVAKILSSPILLGQWQQDLVTMSERMKSMRKALYQELQRRAVRGSWEHLLTDIGMFSMTGLTRDQVDELRTNHHIYLLPSGRLSVTGLTSNNVDIVVQGFLSVLGTN, via the exons ATGTCGCACCTTTCCAATATTCCACCCGCCCAGCCAGACGCGGCCTTTTCGCTCATAGCCAGCTTCAAAGCGGACACGGCCGAGCACAAGGTTGACTTGTGTCCAGGATTCTATCGTGATGATAACGCAGAACCATGGATTCTGCCATCTGTTGCCCAG GCAAAGGAACAGATACATGCAGATCCAAGTCTCAACCATGAGCACCTGCCTCTTACCGGTCACCCAGAGTTGCTTCTTGGCTCACAGAAGCTGGTCTTTGGCAAAGCCCGAGACCTAAAGCGTGTAGTTTCAATTCAGACAGTTTCCGGTACAGGAGCCAACCATATGGCTGCTCTGTTCCTCGTTACCAACCTCAAACCTAGGAGGGTGTGGATCTCAAACCCAAGCTGGATCAATCACACAGAAATTTGGAAGCTTGTTGGCCCAGACGTTGAACAGCGATTTTATCCGTATTATGATACGGTACATCACAGAGTGGACATTGAGGCAATGACACGAACCTTGCGCAAGGAGGCATGTGAAGGAGACGTCATTATCCTACACGCATGCGCTCACAATCCCACTGGAGCAGATCTCACCCGCCAGCAATGGGAAACTGTCGCTGAGATTTGCAAGGAATCTGGTTTATTCGCGGTCTTCGACATGGCTTA TCAGGGCTTTGCGTCCGGAGACCTGGCTCAAGACGCTTCCGCAATAACTCACTTCTTTGACAGATCAGACCTAGAGTTCGCAGTGGCGCAGTCCTTCTCCAAGAACTTCGGTTTATATGGAGAGCGCGTAGGGGTTCTTCACATGGTCGTACTTGAGACCGACACTGCGGCGAAGGTCACCCCTTTACTAACCCAGCTGTCGCGGGCTGAGATAacttcttgtccttcatACGGTGCAAGAATCGTAGCCAAAATTCTGAGTAGCCCGATTCTCTTGGGCCAATGGCAACAGGACCTAGTGACGATGAGTGAACGGATGAAAAGCATGCGTAAAGCTTTGTATCAAGAACTGCAACGTAGAGCAGTCAGGGGATCGTGGGAGCACTTACTTACAGAC ATCGGTATGTTTTCTATGACGGGACTCACCCGTGATCAGGTCGATGAGCTCAGAACAAACCATCATATCTACCTCCTTCCTTCTGGCAGGTTGTCTGTGACCGGAT TGACAAGCAACAATGTAGATATTGTTGTACAAGGCTTCCTTTCTGTGTTGGGCACGAATTAG
- a CDS encoding ribonuclease E inhibitor RraA/Dimethylmenaquinone methyltransferase — MSDTTLDRLSALDTNTVSDALDFLGLPGATNGLRPLWDCPKIVGHASTVQLGPKKEDAPATTHLITPVIDAVATSDRILVIAGGVEGISSWGDIIANAAKVKQIRGSIIDGMSRDIDGSRDIGYPVFGRGVTMISARNRLVQIGSGVQVEIRGVKVDENDYVIADNCGVVFIPADRIQDVLELGEGIDRRQNGMVQEVRSGRSVADVMHDTQFEAIGSSATPYRSARPDKPQNPNTANPEDQELVSLFADSDTPGVSDALDKLGIPGQAFDIMPLANYNKTTVGPAFTVRYAPASDPPGSVGDFIDDVAVGDVVVIDNGGRTDCTVWGDIMTQYAGLRGVAGTVINGVCRDVDRAISDNYPIFSSGRWMRTGKDRVQVQGVNESIGVGKVRVSPRDIVVADANGVVIVPRDRAREVAAIASRIEKSEQGIREMICKGSTIAEAREKLGYHTLQRKE, encoded by the coding sequence ATGTCTGACACTACACTTGATCGGCTTTCAGCACTAGATACCAATACGGTATCCGACGCCTTGGACTTTCTTGGTCTCCCTGGAGCTACGAATGGTCTTCGGCCCCTCTGGGACTGTCCCAAAATCGTTGGCCACGCCAGCACTGTCCAACTTGGACCCAAGAAAGAGGATGCTCCAGCTACTACACATCTGATCACACCGGTGATAGATGCTGTAGCAACAAGCGATCGCATCCTTGTCATCGCTGGTGGTGTAGAAGGAATCTCTTCCTGGGGTGACATCATCGCCAACGCCGCCAAGGTCAAGCAAATCCGTGGATCTATCATCGATGGCATGAGTCGTGACATTGATGGAAGTCGGGACATCGGCTATCCCGTCTTTGGTCGTGGTGTGACTATGATCAGCGCACGCAATAGATTGGTTCAGATCGGTTCTGGCGTGCAGGTTGAGATACGCGGTGTCAAGGTGGACGAGAACGACTATGTGATTGCGGATAACTGCGGCGTCGTTTTCATACCAGCTGATCGTATTCAAGATGTCCTGGAACTGGGCGAGGGCATCGATCGTCGCCAGAATGGAATGGTTCAAGAGGTACGAAGCGGCCGCTCTGTGGCAGATGTCATGCATGACACGCAATTTGAAGCCATTGGATCTTCGGCTACTCCCTATAGGTCAGCAAGGCCTGACAAGCCTCAAAATCCCAACACGGCTAATCCAGAAGACCAAGAACTGGTCAGTCTATTCGCCGATTCTGACACCCCGGGAGTTTCAGACGCCCTCGACAAGCTTGGTATCCCAGGACAAGCATTCGACATCATGCCCCTGGCGAATTACAATAAGACCACAGTCGGGCCCGCTTTCACAGTTCGTTATGCACCTGCCAGTGACCCTCCCGGAAGTGTTGGTGATTTCATCGACGATGTGGCCGTAGGCGATGTCGTTGTAATTGATAACGGTGGCCGCACAGACTGTACTGTTTGGGGAGATATAATGACGCAGTATGCCGGCCTGCGTGGTGTTGCGGGAACAGTCATCAATGGTGTATGCCGTGATGTTGACCGTGCTATCAGCGACAATTACCCAATTTTCTCCTCTGGGCGCTGGATGCGGACGGGCAAGGATCGAGTCCAGGTTCAAGGGGTCAACGAGTCGATTGGCGTCGGTAAAGTACGTGTCAGCCCGCGAGACATTGTTGTAGCCGATGCAAATGGGGTTGTAATTGTGCCACGAGACAGGGCTCGTGAGGTGGCTGCAATTGCGAGCCGTATTGAGAAGAGTGAGCAAGGCATTAGGGAAATGATATGCAAGGGATCTACTATTGCTGAAGCGAGAGAGAAGCTTGGCTATCACACTTTACAGCGTAAGGAATAG
- a CDS encoding fungal-specific transcription factor domain-containing protein, producing MPPSTTRSNTRRYRSDPSNLPRQKSIACRNCHARKIKCSGNKPCNNCSLASECVYPTRDRQIRVNQSLLDRLLQENEELRAQIHPESPQPRNTDVPWQPAPTSNDHQDAAEEKILEEIDWFAHTRTSDTPIWIGEISDAAFATRFRQFASSSQTPSHIPRTQFASDDDLRLLVTTNPAWPTPPRARLLVQTALKFLRCSYHVVRRSEILSALNTFCLDPSNAGASPIMKSKMWALFALGELRSSKCLSSSKRLPGLAYFAVASDTVRMINERPQLDVIETTLILTLYSLEANRRHSACTLVGSAMRLATVMGLHLNIGDTYLADPELREHRIRVWWSVYILDRLLSSKIGLPLLISDEDISVDLPSNSPALTSEDFGDHSHFLAIVRLAKIAGNISRSLYVRTPQRGTFLQRVARIREELDHWKGELPDQVKADFSRTDETEDHSQSAISRLKVSFNQLFILATRPALLFCFRRQVDEAAAASRENPLPDAAREAAEACVSAARQSCQLLLRSWVNGEFHTFDYSYVQHLFSAAVILAIASTLGQDTSKNDREEFEIVTGFLQQLEENGNPAAMEFYAHIKEIQIVLEAWRSTPCQPNALPISQDLGSTEVFQRAMANPPLEVPVLHNTQLGTQAADGSPLNLSFLDDWIYDNAFQQICWQE from the exons ATGCCACCCTCCACCACCCGCAGTAATACACGCCGATATCGTTCCGATCCCTCGAACTTACCCCGGCAGAAATCCATCGC GTGTCGTAATTGCCATGCTCGGAAGATTAAATGCTCTGGGAATAAACCATGTAACAATTGTTCTTTGGCATCTGAATGCGTGTATCCGACGCGAGATCGGCAGATCAGGGTAAACCAAAG TCTCCTTGACCGCCTCCTTCAAGAGAATGAGGAATTACGTGCCCAGATCCATCCTGAATCGCCACAACCCAGAAATACAGATGTACCCTGGCAACCTGCTCCGACATCCAACGACCATCaagatgctgctgaggagaagataCTGGAAGAAATAGACTGGTTCGCCCACACGAGAACATCCGATACGCCCATCTGGATAGGCGAGATTTCCGATGCAGCGTTTGCGACTCGCTTCCGACAATTTGCCTCATCTTCCCAAACACCAAGTCACATCCCTCGCACACAGTTCGCTTCCGACGACGATCTACGCCTCCTGGTCACTACGAATCCAGCCTGGCCGACACCGCCCCGCGCCAGGCTTTTGGTTCAGACAGCGCTGAAATTTCTCCGGTGCAGCTACCACGTAGTGCGGCGCAGCGAGATACTCTCGGCGCTGAACACCTTCTGTTTAGACCCAAGCAACGCTGGCGCTAGCCCTATTATGAAATCCAAGATGTGGGCTTTGTTTGCACTTGGTGAACTAAGATCAAGTAAATGTCTGAGTTCTAGCAAAAGACTTCCTGGGTTAGCCTACTTTGCAGTTGCCAGCGATACTGTCCGTATGATCAACGAAAGGCCACAGCTCGACGTGATCGAGACAACCTTGATTCTG ACTCTGTATTCGCTCGAGGCAAACCGCCGGCATTCTGCGTGTACACTCGTTGGTTCAGCCATGCGCCTTGCGACCGTGATGGGTCTCCATCTCAACATTGGCGACACCTACCTTGCAGATCCTGAACTAAGAGAGCATCGCATCCGGGTGTGGTGGTCAGTCTATATCCTCGACCGTCTGTTATCTTCAAAGATTGGTCTTCCGCTACTCATATCAGACGAAGATATCTCGGTCGATCTACCCTCCAACAGCCCTGCTCTCACCTCAGAAGACTTTGGCGACCATTCTCACTTTTTAGCTATTGTGCGACTTGCCAAGATCGCAGGAAACATCTCTAGATCTCTCTATGTCCGGACACCTCAGCGCGGTACATTTCTTCAAAGGGTTGCAAGGATTCGAGAGGAGCTTGATCACTGGAAGGGGGAACTACCAGATCAGGTAAAGGCTGACTTCAGTCGCACCGACGAGACTGAGGATCACTCTCAGTCTGCTATCTCTAGATTGAAGGTGTCGTTTAACCAG TTATTCATCTTAGCAACGAGGCCTGCACTCCTCTTCTGCTTTCGTCGACAGGTAGATGAGGCTGCGGCAGCGTCGAGAGAAAACCCTCTTCCAGATGCAGCTCGCGAAGCGGCAGAGGCGTGCGTCAGCGCTGCTCGACAATCCTGCCAGCTGTTGTTGCGGTCCTGGGTAAATGGCGAATTCCACACCTTCGATTACTCTTACGTACAACACCTTTTCTCTGCTGCAGTGATCCTCGCGATAGCGAGCACACTGGGTCAGGATACCTCGAAGAATGATAGAGAAGAGTTCGAAATTGTAACAGGCTTTCTACAGCAGCTAGAAGAGAATGGAAACCCTGCAGCCATGGAGTTCTATGCTCATATCAAGGAGATACAGATAGTCTTAGAGGCATGGCGTTCTACACCCTGTCAACCAAACGCTTTGCCGATATCTCAAGACCTTGGCTCTACAGAAGTCTTCCAACGCGCAATGGCCAATCCACCATTGGAAGTCCCGGTTTTACACAACACACAGCTTGGTACTCAGGCAGCGGATGGCTCACCTTTGAACCTTTCATTTCTCGATGACTGGATCTACGATAATGCATTTCAACAGATATGCTGGCAGGAATAG
- a CDS encoding uncharacterized protein (of unknown function-domain containing protein) codes for MSILSTRSVASKCLKCPAFQAGKCAGTITNKRRMATEAVPPTRKNKKEGDISSVFTSFSGRKAEPLPDRYRDLKRQLTTGFEEQIQKSWDDLVEVLKVRTEEVATKREAIIPQVQFSDIQANTVPSSSIEAVRRTGVAVIRGVMPKDSTEALLEDVRGYFSRHAFKGFPADSDKKVVYESYWSPSQVKARSHPNMLATQTWMNQFYTADADQKIDLNTPLSYCDRVQIRPPGDTQFALSPHVDGGGVERWEDKSYNHVYRKIFQGKWDEYNPWDLTGRLDANMNMYDGPGGCSVFRTFQGWLGLSRHGPQQGTLVVHPILQPSTAYWMLRPFFKPTRNGSLDGWKFSLDDDDGNVFLHGANPGTAQEHNPDHHPHLRLSETMIPYPTVEPGDTVFWSADTIHGTENNNTGDVDACVFYIPSVPLTPSNAHYVAQQRDAFLQGIPPPDFPGGAGESEFSDKATTEDILSDSGKRAMGLSPFSTSETTKEKESLVSEVNKILGY; via the exons ATGAGCATCCTCTCAACCAGATCCGTAGCCTCAAAGTGCCTGAAATGCCCTGCATTCCAGGCTGGCAAATGTGCGggaaccatcaccaacaaacGACGTATGGCAACAGAGGCCGTGCCTCCCACCcggaagaacaagaaggagggagaTATTTCGTCTGTTTTCACATCATTCTCTGGTCGAAAGGCCGAGCCGCTCCCTGATAGATACCGAGATCTCAAGCGACAACTTACCACTGGGTTCGAAGAGCAGATCCAAAAGTCGTGGGATGATCTAGTTGAGGTTCTCAAGGTCCGAACCGAAGAGGTTGCTACGAAAAGGGAAGCT ATCATTCCTCAGGTCCAATTCTCCGATATCCAAGCCAACACTGTACCCTCCTCCAGTATTGAGGCTGTTCGAAGGACTGGCGTCGCTGTTATCAGAGGCGTCATGCCCAAGGACTCTACCGAAGCGCTTCTTGAAGATGTCCGTGGCTACTTCTCGAGACATGCCTTCAAGGGTTTCCCTGCGGACTCAGATAAGAAG GTTGTTTATGAGTCCTACTGGAGTCCATCCCAGGTCAAGGCTCGATCGCACCCCAACATGCTTGCTACACAGACGTGGATGAACCAGTTCTATACTGCTGATGCTGATCAAAAGA TTGATCTCAACACTCCCCTTTCATACTGCGACCGAGTTCAGATTCGTCCCCCTGGAGATACCCAATTTGCCCTTTCGCCCCATGTAGATGGCGGAGGTGTTGAAAGGTGGGAGGACAAATCCTACAATCACGTCTACCGAAAGATCTTCCAAGGAAAG TGGGACGAGTATAACCCATGGGATCTCACTGGTCGACTTGACGCCAACATGAACATGTACGACGGACCAGGAGGATGTTCCGTGTTCCGAACCTTCCAGGGCTGGCTCGGACTATCTCGCCATGGACCTCAACAAG GAACACTGGTTGTCCATCCTATTCTGCAGCCTTCTACAGCCTACTGGATGCTTCGACCATTCTTTAAGCCTACTAGAAACGGTTCCctggatggatggaagttctctcttgatgatgacgatggcaACGTCTTCCTTCACGGCGCCAACCCTGGAACAGCACAGGAGCACAACCCCGACCACCACCCTCACCTCCGATTGAGCGAGACCATGATCCCATATCCTACTGTTGAGCCCGGTGATACCG TGTTCTGGAGCGCGGACACTATCCACGGTACAGAGAACAACAATACAGGCGATGTAGATGCCTGCGTTTTCTATATCCCATCGGTCCCATTGACTCCCAGCAACGCG CATTACGTCGCGCAACAGAGGGACGCCTTCCTACAGGGAATTCCTCCGCCTGACTTCCCCGGTGGTGCCGGAGAGTCCGAGTTCTCTGACAAGGCCACCACCGAGGACATTCTGAGTGACTCTGGGAAGCGAGCGATGGGTTTAAGCCCTTTCAGCACTTCAGAGACAACtaaggagaaggagagtcTAGTGTCTGAGGTAAACAAGATTCTGGGCTACTAA